From a single Sphingobium lignivorans genomic region:
- a CDS encoding SDR family NAD(P)-dependent oxidoreductase — protein MESVSGAMSFVTGGGSGIGLGIARALAAQGARVAICDLREDHLAQARDVAAREGWADRFAAFRLDVTDRPGFAAALDEAEARLGPLRILVNNAGVGIAGPVDEATHEDWDWGVGVNLIGVANGLVAGLPRIKAHGKGGHVVNVASEGAVMSARLTRGIYAPTKAAVISLTEHLRLELEAKGLAIGASVVCPGPVATNIAQTEENRPAAFRVDSPFRTRGEPHGALPADTGGAPFWLDPLEVGHMTLHAIRANKLYVITHPQFIDSVKARHAAIEAAMAPDYLPR, from the coding sequence ATGGAAAGCGTTTCCGGTGCGATGAGCTTCGTGACAGGTGGCGGCAGCGGGATTGGCCTGGGCATCGCGCGGGCGCTGGCGGCGCAGGGCGCGCGGGTGGCGATCTGCGACCTGCGGGAGGACCATCTGGCGCAGGCGCGCGATGTCGCGGCGCGCGAAGGCTGGGCGGACCGCTTCGCTGCCTTCCGCCTCGACGTGACGGACCGGCCGGGCTTCGCCGCCGCGCTGGACGAGGCCGAGGCAAGGCTCGGTCCGCTGCGCATCCTCGTCAACAATGCGGGCGTGGGCATCGCGGGGCCCGTCGATGAAGCCACGCATGAGGACTGGGACTGGGGCGTGGGCGTCAATCTCATCGGCGTGGCGAACGGGCTCGTCGCGGGGCTGCCGCGCATCAAGGCGCATGGCAAAGGCGGCCATGTCGTCAATGTCGCGTCCGAAGGCGCGGTGATGAGCGCCCGGCTCACGCGGGGCATCTACGCGCCGACCAAGGCGGCGGTGATCTCGCTCACCGAGCATCTGCGGCTGGAGCTGGAAGCCAAGGGCCTCGCCATCGGCGCCAGCGTGGTCTGCCCCGGGCCGGTCGCCACCAACATCGCGCAGACGGAAGAAAATCGCCCGGCCGCTTTCCGGGTGGACAGCCCGTTCCGCACGAGGGGCGAGCCGCATGGCGCGCTGCCCGCCGACACCGGCGGCGCGCCCTTCTGGCTGGATCCGCTGGAGGTGGGGCACATGACGCTCCACGCCATCCGCGCGAACAAGCTCTATGTCATCACCCATCCGCAGTTCATCGACTCCGTGAAAGCGCGCCATGCCGCCATCGAGGCCGCGATGGCGCCGGATTATCTGCCGCGCTGA
- a CDS encoding aldehyde dehydrogenase family protein, producing the protein MAQPGLNPEGVFVKHPDKLWIGGEWRAAHSGRMIELVSPNSEQVVGAVAEADDADMDAAVAAAREAFDRGPWPRMSVAERNAVMEKIAAHLRSREPELARAWTAQMGGLATFAPGMAATGTVQFDNIRKVGASFDYIQQRETQAAAAAYLAYEPVGVVAAIAPWNAPYALMASKLANALITGCTVIMKPSPETPLEAYIIAEACDAAGVPAGVVNLVCGHREASDHLVCNPGVDKVSFTGSTLAGRRIASVCGERIARCTLELGGKSAAIVRDDFSAEETAKLMTNTITLLSGQVCAMLSRLIVPRGRQDEIADAIAAEMRNVKIGYSDDPATQLGPLAMKRQLERVESYIEEGRKTADLVTGGNRPTHLNQGYFIEPTLFKNVDNKSRIAQEEIFGPVLSIIPVEDEEEAIAVANDSVYGLSGSVLTKDPQAAFDIARRVRTGGIGQNGLKVDWNLPFGGYKQSGIGREGGVDGLMAYLEIKAMYVDAPVRAA; encoded by the coding sequence GTGGCCCAGCCAGGACTGAACCCCGAAGGCGTCTTCGTGAAGCATCCCGACAAACTGTGGATCGGCGGGGAATGGCGCGCGGCGCATTCCGGCCGCATGATCGAGCTGGTCTCCCCCAACAGCGAGCAGGTGGTCGGCGCCGTGGCTGAAGCCGATGACGCGGACATGGATGCCGCCGTCGCCGCCGCGCGCGAGGCCTTCGACCGGGGGCCTTGGCCCCGGATGAGCGTCGCCGAGCGCAATGCCGTCATGGAGAAGATCGCCGCGCATCTGCGGTCCCGCGAGCCGGAGCTGGCCCGCGCCTGGACCGCCCAGATGGGTGGCCTCGCCACCTTCGCGCCCGGCATGGCGGCCACGGGCACTGTCCAGTTCGACAATATCCGCAAGGTCGGCGCCAGCTTCGACTATATCCAGCAGCGCGAGACGCAGGCCGCCGCGGCCGCCTATCTCGCCTATGAGCCGGTCGGCGTGGTCGCCGCCATCGCGCCCTGGAACGCCCCTTATGCGCTCATGGCGTCCAAGCTCGCCAATGCGCTTATCACCGGCTGCACGGTCATCATGAAGCCCTCGCCCGAGACGCCGCTCGAAGCCTATATCATCGCGGAAGCTTGCGATGCCGCGGGCGTGCCGGCGGGCGTCGTCAATCTCGTCTGCGGCCATCGCGAGGCAAGCGACCATCTGGTCTGCAATCCCGGCGTGGACAAGGTGAGCTTCACCGGCTCCACCCTCGCGGGCCGGCGCATCGCCAGCGTCTGCGGCGAGCGCATCGCGCGCTGCACGCTGGAGCTGGGCGGCAAGTCCGCCGCGATCGTGCGGGACGATTTCAGCGCCGAGGAAACCGCGAAGCTGATGACCAACACCATCACGCTGCTTTCCGGTCAGGTCTGCGCGATGCTCAGCCGCCTCATCGTGCCGCGCGGCCGGCAGGACGAGATCGCCGACGCCATCGCCGCCGAGATGCGCAACGTGAAGATCGGCTATTCCGACGATCCCGCGACGCAGCTTGGGCCCCTCGCCATGAAGCGGCAGCTCGAGCGCGTCGAAAGCTATATCGAGGAAGGCAGGAAGACCGCCGATCTGGTGACGGGCGGCAACCGGCCCACGCACCTCAACCAGGGCTATTTCATCGAGCCGACATTGTTCAAGAATGTCGACAACAAGTCGCGCATTGCCCAGGAGGAAATCTTCGGGCCTGTGCTCAGCATCATCCCCGTGGAGGACGAGGAGGAAGCGATCGCCGTCGCCAACGACAGCGTCTACGGCCTCTCCGGCTCGGTGCTGACCAAGGACCCGCAAGCCGCCTTCGACATCGCCCGGCGCGTGCGGACTGGCGGCATCGGCCAGAACGGCCTCAAGGTCGACTGGAACCTGCCCTTTGGCGGCTACAAGCAGTCCGGCATCGGCCGCGAGGGCGGGGTCGACGGGCTGATGGCCTATCTCGAGATCAAGGCCATGTATGTCGACGCGCCGGTGCGCGCGGCCTGA
- a CDS encoding PQQ-dependent dehydrogenase, methanol/ethanol family, which produces MCLLTLAACSGADGGSGSGPLAGQDWVTPGGDIGKSHYSTLTDIDTGNADRLGLAWEAALGTGRGLEATPVVIDGVMYTSGVAGRVYAFDAASGRELWRFEPEIDMQVNRTVCCDMVNRGVAVARGKVYVASLDGWMYALDAKSGAVVWKSDIVVDRARGDTSTGAPEIAGNVVVIGNAGAEYDVRGAVTAFDLDTGKRAWRFFVVPRDPALGPQDHPDLEPAVKTWDPQSRWDIGGGGAPWDAINYDPETGLVLVGTGNGGPYATSRRSPKGGDNLYLSSIVALDAKTGRLKWHYQETPGDNWDYTATAPMILTRMTVDGEERPVVLHAPKNGFLYVLDRRDGTLLRANPLVRVNWADGVDMKTGRPRLTPERADYTDGPKIIFPATPGARNWHPAAYDPKTGLYIGAVQDMGNVIFMTPGQKPVARKMLNTDAALLFTSDLLAILPTLPPPLRAAIEARPEMAWVKENPGSTELRAIDPLTGKTKWARRTAGWQDRGGALATAGGLVFQGSIDGHLRVFDSANGKLLKDIDTGTSILAAPMTYKVGGVQYVAVMAAWGGGGFPYVPPYSAAYSRGNAGRILVFRLDGGPVRIPEELPPLQPAPPPPAQAPGVTPQTIAQGMELFMANCALCHSNQPRSITPDLRRMSEGTHKAFRQIVLEGLLLPNGMPRWDDRLDPAQVDAIHAYLIDLQGKARAEELEKQKRGLPLDTPGLTILSNY; this is translated from the coding sequence ATGTGCCTGCTGACGCTGGCCGCCTGCTCCGGCGCGGACGGCGGATCGGGCAGCGGGCCGCTCGCGGGGCAGGACTGGGTGACGCCGGGCGGGGACATCGGCAAATCCCATTATTCGACGCTGACCGACATCGACACCGGCAATGCCGACCGGCTCGGCCTTGCCTGGGAAGCCGCGCTCGGCACCGGGCGCGGGCTGGAAGCGACGCCCGTGGTCATCGACGGCGTGATGTACACGAGCGGCGTCGCCGGGCGCGTCTATGCCTTCGATGCGGCGAGCGGGCGCGAATTGTGGCGCTTCGAGCCCGAGATCGACATGCAGGTCAATCGCACGGTCTGCTGCGACATGGTCAATCGCGGCGTCGCGGTGGCGCGCGGCAAGGTCTATGTCGCGAGCCTCGACGGCTGGATGTACGCGCTGGATGCGAAGAGCGGCGCGGTCGTCTGGAAAAGCGACATCGTGGTCGACCGTGCGCGCGGCGACACCTCGACCGGCGCGCCGGAAATCGCGGGCAATGTCGTCGTCATCGGCAATGCGGGCGCGGAATATGACGTGCGCGGGGCGGTGACCGCCTTCGACCTGGACACGGGCAAGCGCGCATGGCGCTTCTTCGTGGTGCCGCGCGACCCGGCGCTGGGCCCGCAGGACCATCCCGACCTCGAGCCGGCGGTGAAGACATGGGACCCGCAGAGCCGCTGGGACATCGGCGGGGGCGGCGCGCCCTGGGACGCGATCAACTATGATCCCGAGACCGGGCTCGTGCTGGTGGGCACCGGCAATGGCGGCCCCTATGCGACCTCGCGCCGCAGCCCCAAGGGTGGGGACAATCTCTACCTCTCCTCCATCGTGGCGCTCGATGCGAAGACCGGCCGGCTGAAATGGCATTATCAGGAAACGCCCGGCGACAACTGGGACTATACCGCCACCGCGCCGATGATCCTCACGCGCATGACCGTGGATGGCGAGGAGCGGCCGGTGGTGCTCCATGCGCCCAAGAACGGCTTCCTCTATGTGCTCGACCGGCGCGACGGGACACTGTTGCGCGCCAATCCGCTGGTGCGGGTGAACTGGGCGGACGGCGTCGACATGAAGACCGGGCGGCCCCGGCTGACGCCCGAGCGCGCCGACTATACGGACGGGCCGAAGATCATCTTTCCCGCCACGCCCGGCGCGCGCAACTGGCATCCGGCCGCTTATGACCCGAAGACCGGGCTCTACATCGGCGCGGTGCAGGACATGGGCAACGTCATCTTCATGACGCCGGGGCAAAAGCCGGTGGCGCGCAAGATGCTGAACACGGACGCGGCGCTGCTGTTCACCTCCGACCTGCTCGCCATCCTGCCCACGCTGCCGCCGCCGCTGCGCGCCGCCATCGAGGCGCGGCCCGAAATGGCCTGGGTGAAGGAGAACCCCGGCAGCACGGAACTGCGCGCCATCGATCCGCTGACCGGCAAGACGAAATGGGCGCGCAGGACGGCCGGCTGGCAGGACCGGGGCGGCGCGCTGGCAACGGCGGGCGGGCTCGTCTTCCAGGGCAGCATCGACGGGCATCTGCGCGTGTTCGACAGTGCGAATGGCAAGCTGCTCAAGGATATCGACACCGGCACCTCCATCCTCGCCGCGCCGATGACCTACAAGGTGGGCGGCGTGCAATATGTCGCGGTGATGGCGGCCTGGGGCGGAGGCGGATTTCCCTATGTGCCGCCATATTCGGCCGCCTACAGCCGAGGCAACGCGGGGCGCATCCTCGTCTTCCGGCTCGATGGCGGGCCGGTGCGGATTCCCGAGGAACTGCCGCCGCTCCAGCCCGCGCCGCCGCCGCCCGCGCAGGCGCCGGGCGTCACGCCGCAGACCATCGCGCAGGGCATGGAGCTGTTCATGGCCAATTGCGCGCTCTGCCATTCCAACCAGCCGCGCTCCATCACGCCGGACCTGCGGCGGATGAGCGAAGGCACGCACAAGGCCTTCCGCCAGATCGTGCTGGAAGGGCTGCTGCTGCCCAACGGCATGCCGCGCTGGGACGACCGGCTGGACCCGGCGCAGGTGGACGCCATCCACGCCTATCTGATCGACCTGCAGGGCAAGGCGCGCGCGGAGGAACTGGAGAAGCAGAAGCGCGGGCTGCCGCTGGACACGCCGGGGCTCACCATCCTCTCCAATTATTGA
- a CDS encoding tetratricopeptide repeat protein: MSTHKKLVGWKAIAAYFSRDRNTVARWARERGLPVHVIPGGKQRSVFAFENELRDWAMRNFGNDTTTDETAAPTPPAAAVPLAPAPIPPRPESTGALPPENPRLPARILARLRALGPGRRMLGVGVALCVIGGASLFAMGGGAEAPRSAFPQGAQASADFIAARDAWARRTPADLDRAIQLYEKVIRAEPGFAPARAGLAEAWLIRREYGAVTDARAYGAARIAAQKAISLDPGLPSAHRALGFIDYWWDNDPAGAVSAFQRALALDDRDGQTHFWFANILADLGQDEAAERHYAQARLLSPGSVPIAIEHACAQWQAGRDQRALQLLEALRAQHPADPTIRNCLSWVHIGLGDMAGAAQAYRELATLRREPDLLALSARLDAAVKQDPATAHRVLIEDARREIALGTRRIREVPAFYASAVGDRAEMLGLLHEAVLLGERWYSQSVTRRMEAKWRHDAEVTRLLRQLRAPPPRLGPL; encoded by the coding sequence ATGTCGACACACAAGAAGCTTGTCGGTTGGAAAGCGATTGCCGCCTATTTCAGTCGGGACAGGAACACGGTCGCGCGCTGGGCGCGGGAGCGGGGTCTTCCCGTTCATGTCATTCCCGGCGGCAAGCAACGCTCGGTCTTCGCCTTCGAGAATGAATTGAGGGACTGGGCGATGCGCAACTTCGGCAACGACACCACCACCGACGAGACTGCCGCCCCCACGCCGCCCGCTGCCGCTGTCCCGCTTGCTCCGGCACCCATCCCCCCGCGACCCGAGTCCACCGGTGCGCTCCCCCCTGAAAACCCGCGTCTGCCGGCGCGGATCCTCGCCCGGCTTCGCGCACTTGGCCCCGGCCGGCGGATGCTGGGCGTCGGCGTGGCGCTGTGCGTCATCGGCGGCGCCTCGCTCTTCGCCATGGGCGGCGGCGCGGAGGCGCCGCGGTCCGCCTTTCCGCAGGGCGCGCAGGCGAGTGCGGACTTTATCGCGGCGCGCGATGCCTGGGCGCGGCGGACCCCCGCCGATCTCGACCGGGCGATCCAGCTCTACGAGAAGGTCATCCGCGCCGAGCCGGGCTTCGCGCCCGCGCGCGCCGGTCTTGCCGAGGCATGGCTCATCCGGCGCGAATATGGCGCCGTCACGGACGCGCGGGCCTATGGCGCGGCCCGCATCGCGGCGCAGAAGGCGATCAGCCTCGATCCCGGGCTACCCAGTGCCCACCGCGCGCTCGGCTTCATCGATTACTGGTGGGACAATGATCCGGCCGGCGCGGTCAGCGCTTTCCAGCGCGCGCTCGCCCTGGACGACCGGGACGGGCAGACGCATTTCTGGTTCGCCAACATCCTTGCCGATCTGGGGCAGGATGAGGCCGCCGAGCGCCATTATGCGCAGGCGCGGCTGCTTTCGCCCGGCTCCGTGCCGATCGCGATCGAGCATGCCTGCGCCCAGTGGCAGGCGGGGCGAGACCAGCGCGCGCTGCAGCTTCTGGAAGCGCTGCGGGCGCAGCATCCTGCCGATCCCACGATCCGCAATTGCCTGAGCTGGGTGCATATCGGCCTTGGCGACATGGCCGGCGCCGCGCAGGCCTATCGCGAACTTGCCACATTGCGCCGCGAGCCCGATCTGCTCGCCCTCTCCGCCCGGCTCGACGCGGCAGTGAAGCAGGATCCTGCCACCGCGCACCGCGTCCTCATCGAGGATGCCCGCCGCGAGATCGCGCTCGGCACCCGCCGCATCCGGGAAGTCCCCGCTTTCTACGCCTCGGCCGTCGGCGACCGGGCGGAGATGCTCGGTCTCCTGCACGAGGCGGTGCTGCTCGGCGAACGCTGGTACTCCCAAAGCGTCACACGCCGGATGGAAGCGAAATGGCGGCACGACGCGGAAGTCACCCGGCTTCTGCGCCAGCTCCGCGCCCCGCCCCCAAGGCTCGGCCCGCTTTAG
- a CDS encoding DoxX family protein, protein MNRRWWMSPGEATWSILVRLSLAGVFIPEGLQKLVHPDVLGAGRFARIGIPYPDFFGPFVGWVELVAGMLFLLGYATRIAAVPIIIIMIVAIVSTKIPILLGREWGGFSLRELDSYGFLSFTHETRTDWAMLLGALYLLLAGGGRWSLDARAGKRRGRSTRR, encoded by the coding sequence ATGAACAGGCGCTGGTGGATGTCACCCGGGGAAGCCACCTGGTCGATCCTCGTGCGCCTGTCGCTCGCCGGGGTGTTCATACCGGAAGGGTTGCAGAAGCTGGTTCACCCGGACGTTCTGGGTGCTGGGCGGTTCGCCCGGATCGGCATTCCCTATCCCGATTTCTTCGGCCCCTTCGTCGGATGGGTCGAACTGGTCGCCGGCATGCTCTTCCTGCTGGGCTATGCCACCCGGATTGCGGCAGTGCCGATCATCATCATCATGATCGTCGCGATCGTCTCGACCAAGATCCCGATCCTGCTCGGTAGGGAATGGGGCGGTTTCAGCCTGCGCGAATTGGACAGCTATGGTTTCCTGAGCTTCACGCATGAGACGCGGACGGATTGGGCCATGTTGCTCGGGGCCCTTTACCTGCTGCTGGCGGGCGGCGGTCGCTGGTCGCTCGATGCGCGCGCGGGGAAGCGCCGGGGCCGATCGACACGCCGTTGA
- a CDS encoding MarR family winged helix-turn-helix transcriptional regulator has translation MTEPLQDQPGAAEARAPDAGIGPGMNRGMLGESIGPTIRLLRNMLTTRIVAAFEPFGLRSGTFSTMALIAANPGCSQTEIAREIGTDKSIVVAIVDDLEKRGLAERQRSTQDRRRNALRLTGAGEAVMADLAALGRQIEQPIRAALSEAEVTQLITLSRRAVDALMADG, from the coding sequence ATGACCGAGCCGCTTCAGGACCAGCCCGGTGCAGCCGAGGCCCGTGCGCCGGATGCGGGCATCGGGCCGGGCATGAATCGCGGCATGCTGGGCGAAAGCATCGGCCCGACGATCCGGCTGTTGCGCAACATGCTCACCACGCGCATCGTGGCTGCTTTCGAGCCGTTCGGCCTGCGCTCGGGCACCTTCTCCACCATGGCGCTGATCGCCGCCAATCCGGGCTGCTCGCAAACCGAGATCGCGCGCGAGATCGGGACGGACAAATCCATCGTGGTCGCGATCGTCGACGATCTGGAAAAGCGCGGCCTCGCCGAGCGGCAGCGCTCCACGCAGGACAGGCGCCGCAATGCGCTGCGGCTGACCGGGGCGGGCGAGGCCGTGATGGCGGACCTTGCCGCGCTGGGCCGGCAGATCGAGCAGCCGATCCGCGCCGCGCTGTCCGAGGCGGAAGTGACGCAGCTCATCACGCTCAGCCGCCGCGCGGTCGACGCGCTGATGGCGGACGGCTGA
- a CDS encoding TauD/TfdA dioxygenase family protein, producing the protein MIVVNQLHPLFFGEIVGADLTAEPSEDLRDTVQDAMDRHAVCVVRQGPITDEQHIRFARLFGPLELPPGYGTRPTGRMAPELFFAGNLDLEGNIKPLTPANQNVAKGAERFHADSSFNPLPSKWSMLRGVECPPPEVGGDTLFVDLRAAYDDLPPEMKARVDGMTGIHDFWLGRKYAGLEVTEEMRAAMPMPPVHHPLVREAPLGRKALFVGGHCVGVVGMDPEEGHRFVEELYDHVTQPRYVHRHHWRLGDIVIWDNRFALHAATPLETDKYRRDMRRATINESGEEIDAYEYRRRQESAQA; encoded by the coding sequence ATGATCGTCGTCAATCAATTGCACCCTCTCTTCTTCGGCGAGATCGTCGGAGCGGACCTCACCGCCGAGCCCAGCGAGGACCTGCGCGATACCGTTCAGGATGCGATGGACCGCCATGCCGTCTGCGTCGTGCGGCAGGGACCGATCACCGATGAGCAGCATATCCGTTTCGCGCGCCTGTTCGGTCCGCTCGAATTGCCGCCCGGCTATGGCACGCGCCCCACAGGCCGCATGGCGCCCGAGCTGTTCTTCGCGGGCAATCTCGATCTGGAAGGCAATATCAAGCCCCTCACCCCGGCCAACCAGAATGTCGCCAAGGGCGCCGAACGCTTCCATGCCGACAGTTCCTTCAATCCGCTGCCGTCCAAATGGTCGATGCTGCGCGGTGTCGAATGCCCCCCGCCCGAGGTCGGCGGCGATACGCTGTTCGTGGACCTGCGCGCGGCCTATGACGATCTGCCGCCGGAGATGAAGGCCCGCGTCGACGGCATGACCGGCATCCATGATTTCTGGCTCGGCCGCAAATATGCGGGGCTCGAAGTCACCGAGGAGATGCGCGCGGCGATGCCCATGCCGCCGGTCCATCATCCGCTGGTGCGCGAGGCGCCGCTCGGGCGCAAGGCGCTGTTCGTCGGCGGCCATTGCGTCGGCGTGGTCGGCATGGACCCGGAGGAAGGCCATCGCTTCGTCGAGGAACTCTACGATCATGTGACGCAGCCCCGCTACGTCCATCGCCACCACTGGCGGCTCGGCGACATCGTGATCTGGGACAATCGCTTCGCGCTGCACGCCGCGACGCCGCTGGAAACCGACAAATATCGCCGCGACATGCGCCGCGCCACGATCAACGAGAGCGGCGAGGAAATCGATGCCTATGAGTATCGCCGCCGGCAGGAAAGCGCGCAGGCCTGA
- a CDS encoding alpha-amylase family glycosyl hydrolase — translation MPWWLGAVIYQIYPRSFADSNGDGVGDLPGITARLDHVAGLGVDAIWLSPFFTSPMRDFGYDVADYCDVDPLFGTLADFDALVARAHALGLRVIIDQVFAHTSDRHPWFMASRASRDGDHAGWYVWADAKPDGSPPSNWQSVFGGPAWTWDARRRQYYFHNFLKEQPQLNGHNPHVQQALLDVARFWLERGVDGFRLDALNFLMHDPRLRPNPPHPDPAVARNRPFDFQRRVHNQGHRHIPRFIERVRALMDEYDDRFTVAEIGGDDALREMKLYTRGAGRLNTSYGFDFLYAPALTPDAVAGALGQWPDGADTGWPSWAFENHDAPRAVTRWLPEDADEMARARFAAMKMLLLLCLRGNIFLYQGEELGLTQVDIAFEDLQDPEAIANWPLTLSRDGARTPMPWQGDALYCGFSTARPWLPLGPDHAALAVDAQARDPASLLHLTRRLLAFRKDHPALRWGAIRFRRAAGNVLLFERSFGEKRLLCLFNLGAEPAPWPASAPRDAAPLTSVGGAGQGELPGWSGCVIAI, via the coding sequence ATGCCCTGGTGGCTGGGCGCAGTGATCTACCAGATCTATCCCCGCAGCTTCGCGGACAGCAATGGCGATGGCGTGGGCGACCTGCCCGGCATCACCGCGCGGCTCGACCATGTGGCGGGGCTGGGCGTGGACGCCATCTGGCTCTCGCCCTTCTTCACCTCGCCGATGCGCGACTTCGGCTATGACGTGGCGGACTATTGCGATGTCGATCCGCTGTTCGGCACGCTCGCCGATTTCGACGCGCTGGTGGCGCGGGCGCATGCGCTGGGCCTGCGCGTCATCATCGACCAGGTGTTCGCGCACACGTCCGACCGGCACCCCTGGTTCATGGCGAGCCGCGCGAGCCGGGACGGCGACCATGCCGGCTGGTATGTCTGGGCGGACGCGAAGCCGGACGGCTCGCCGCCGTCCAACTGGCAAAGCGTGTTCGGCGGCCCGGCCTGGACATGGGACGCGCGCCGGCGGCAATATTATTTTCACAATTTCCTCAAGGAACAGCCCCAGCTCAACGGGCACAATCCGCATGTGCAGCAGGCGCTGCTCGACGTCGCGCGCTTCTGGCTGGAGCGGGGCGTGGACGGCTTCCGGCTCGATGCGCTCAACTTCCTGATGCACGACCCCCGCCTGCGCCCCAATCCGCCGCATCCCGATCCGGCCGTGGCGCGCAACCGCCCGTTCGATTTCCAGCGCCGCGTGCATAATCAGGGGCATCGCCACATTCCCCGCTTCATCGAGCGGGTGCGGGCGCTGATGGACGAATATGACGACCGCTTCACTGTCGCGGAGATCGGCGGGGACGACGCGCTGCGCGAGATGAAGCTCTACACGCGCGGGGCGGGGCGGCTGAACACCAGCTATGGCTTCGATTTCCTCTATGCGCCCGCGTTGACGCCCGATGCCGTCGCCGGGGCGCTCGGGCAATGGCCGGACGGGGCGGACACGGGCTGGCCGAGCTGGGCCTTCGAGAATCACGATGCGCCGCGCGCCGTCACCCGCTGGCTGCCCGAGGACGCGGATGAGATGGCGCGCGCGCGCTTCGCCGCGATGAAGATGCTGCTGCTGCTCTGCCTGCGCGGCAACATCTTCCTCTATCAGGGCGAGGAACTGGGCCTCACGCAGGTCGACATCGCCTTCGAGGACCTGCAGGACCCCGAGGCGATCGCGAACTGGCCGCTCACGCTGAGCCGCGACGGCGCGCGCACGCCGATGCCCTGGCAAGGCGATGCGCTGTATTGCGGCTTCTCCACGGCCCGGCCATGGCTGCCGCTGGGGCCTGACCATGCCGCGCTGGCGGTGGACGCGCAGGCGCGCGACCCCGCTTCGCTGCTGCATCTCACCCGCCGGCTGCTCGCCTTCCGCAAGGATCATCCCGCGCTGCGCTGGGGCGCCATCCGCTTCCGCCGCGCCGCCGGCAACGTGCTCCTCTTCGAGCGCAGTTTCGGCGAGAAGCGCCTGCTCTGCCTCTTCAATCTGGGCGCGGAGCCGGCGCCCTGGCCGGCCAGCGCCCCCCGCGACGCTGCCCCGCTGACCAGCGTGGGCGGCGCGGGGCAAGGGGAACTGCCGGGCTGGTCGGGCTGCGTGATCGCGATCTGA
- a CDS encoding glutathione S-transferase family protein: MAVDLYHGEPGSNSLKVLQAIHEKGVPFTSHYINLTKFEQHDPEYLRINPAGQVPTLVHDGRVLTESTVINEYIDDAFPGPPLKPADPYDQGLMRIWTKYVDEVFRPSLSFLAWHAVIPGLAGAMPEGAFEERLARIPLKEKRDKWALAASGGFTERELESWRHNLAEVTDRVEQALTGHDWLVADRFSLADIAVFAMAVSMPRSHGHLWNAERTPHAMAWLERMKARPGVAAALAMPNHTSFARAEG; the protein is encoded by the coding sequence ATGGCTGTCGATCTTTATCATGGCGAACCGGGGTCAAACAGCCTCAAGGTCCTTCAGGCCATTCACGAGAAGGGCGTTCCCTTCACCAGCCATTATATAAACCTGACGAAATTCGAGCAGCATGATCCGGAATATCTCAGGATAAATCCTGCCGGACAGGTGCCGACACTTGTGCATGACGGGCGCGTTCTGACCGAATCCACCGTCATCAACGAATATATCGATGACGCCTTCCCCGGTCCGCCGCTCAAGCCGGCCGATCCGTACGATCAGGGCCTCATGCGCATCTGGACCAAATATGTGGACGAGGTGTTCCGCCCCTCCCTCTCCTTCCTGGCCTGGCATGCGGTCATCCCCGGCCTTGCCGGCGCCATGCCCGAGGGGGCGTTCGAGGAACGGCTCGCCCGCATCCCCCTGAAGGAGAAGCGCGACAAATGGGCGCTGGCGGCGAGCGGCGGCTTCACCGAGCGCGAGCTGGAGAGCTGGCGGCACAATCTCGCCGAGGTGACCGACAGGGTCGAGCAGGCGCTCACCGGCCATGACTGGCTGGTGGCGGATCGCTTCAGCCTTGCGGACATCGCCGTGTTCGCCATGGCGGTCTCCATGCCGCGCAGCCATGGCCATCTCTGGAATGCCGAGCGCACGCCGCATGCCATGGCATGGCTGGAGCGCATGAAGGCCCGCCCCGGCGTGGCGGCCGCGCTCGCCATGCCCAATCACACCAGCTTCGCGCGGGCAGAGGGCTGA
- a CDS encoding DUF3237 domain-containing protein, with protein MTYSTLDHPVLEFAFECRLMFTRVFAVPNVHNGGFRSAVLVDEGHFEGPRLRGRAVPNSGGDYAHFRDDDTAVFDARYLLETDDGEIIYMQNRGYLWGRKPDSMARLRAWAFEGGEPVAHEDYYLRAQPTFETSKGKYDWMTRHVFIGVGERKPDGNFVRYYALS; from the coding sequence ATGACCTATTCCACTCTCGATCATCCCGTGCTCGAATTCGCCTTCGAGTGTCGCCTCATGTTCACGCGCGTCTTCGCGGTGCCCAATGTCCACAATGGCGGCTTCCGCTCCGCCGTGCTGGTGGACGAGGGGCATTTCGAGGGGCCGCGCCTGCGCGGGCGAGCGGTGCCCAATTCGGGCGGCGACTATGCTCATTTCCGCGATGATGACACGGCGGTGTTCGATGCCCGCTACCTGCTGGAAACGGACGACGGCGAGATCATCTACATGCAGAACCGGGGCTATCTCTGGGGCCGCAAGCCGGACTCGATGGCCAGGCTGCGCGCCTGGGCGTTCGAGGGCGGCGAGCCGGTGGCGCATGAGGATTATTATCTGCGCGCGCAGCCGACCTTCGAGACGAGCAAGGGCAAATATGACTGGATGACTCGCCATGTCTTCATCGGCGTGGGCGAGCGCAAGCCGGACGGCAATTTCGTGCGCTATTACGCGCTGAGTTGA